A DNA window from Niabella yanshanensis contains the following coding sequences:
- a CDS encoding DUF6799 domain-containing protein — MKKLLLAAAVASIAVACNNEANQTEANDTVAITPVDTLPVAETFSDYKEGDVIRKDGQLVVYTNGAWVAVEKDLVLDNGVTVKKNGEIVDQNGRTIVLEDGERVTKTGLFFNRAGAAVEDAWDATKRGVTNAAEATGNAVEKGYDATKKGVEKATDATKETAEDVGQAIKKGARKVGDKANEVKEDLKK; from the coding sequence ATGAAAAAACTATTACTGGCAGCTGCAGTAGCTTCGATAGCTGTTGCATGTAACAATGAAGCTAATCAAACTGAAGCGAATGACACCGTTGCAATTACTCCTGTTGATACATTACCGGTAGCAGAAACCTTCTCGGATTATAAAGAAGGCGATGTCATTAGAAAAGACGGTCAGTTGGTTGTATACACCAATGGTGCCTGGGTTGCAGTTGAAAAAGACCTGGTATTGGACAATGGAGTTACCGTTAAAAAGAACGGTGAAATTGTTGACCAGAACGGCAGAACCATCGTCCTGGAAGACGGCGAAAGGGTAACTAAAACAGGTTTGTTTTTCAACAGGGCGGGTGCAGCAGTAGAAGATGCATGGGACGCTACGAAAAGGGGTGTGACGAACGCAGCCGAAGCTACAGGTAATGCTGTAGAAAAAGGTTATGATGCTACTAAAAAAGGAGTAGAAAAGGCTACCGATGCTACCAAAGAAACAGCGGAAGATGTAGGTCAGGCAATAAAGAAAGGAGCCCGTAAAGTGGGTGATAAAGCGAACGAAGTAAAAGAAGATCTTAAAAAATAG